The following is a genomic window from Amaranthus tricolor cultivar Red isolate AtriRed21 chromosome 10, ASM2621246v1, whole genome shotgun sequence.
TCTGAGTAAGCTTGAAATAAACGTTCCCTTCATAGATGCTATCAAGGAGATGTCTTCTTATGCAAAATTTCTAAAGGAGGTATTATCTAACAAAAGGAAGCTGGCGGAAATAGGCAAAGAAACACTAAGAGGAGCATGTAGTGCTATCTTTGAGTGCACGTTGTCGAAAAAAGAAGCTGACCCCGGGTGTTTCACCATTCTAGTCAAATTTGGTGATGTTTTGGTTAATAAAGCACTTTTCGATTTGGGAGCTAGTGTGAGTATCATGCCGCTATCTTTATGCAAGAGGATCAATGCAGAGATCAAGCCAACAAGGATGTCTTTGCAGCTAGCCGATAGATCAATATGGTTTCCAGTTGGAGTTATTGAAGATTTGCCAGTTCAAAACAGGAAGTTCTATGTCCCTTGTGATTTTGTGATTATGGATATTGTTGAAGATCATGTCACACCTATTGTTCTTGGGAGATATTTTTTGAAGACTGCACGAGCTATTTTTGATGTGTTCAATGGCAAGCTTACATTGAACATCTTGGGGGAGGACGTTGAGTTTCAGCTTCCATCAATGATGAAAGGACCCGCTGATGAATCACTTTGCAGAGCAGAAGTAGCAAGGGTTGAGATTATGCATCCACAGTATGATGACCCTTTGAGGTCAATCTTAGAAGGAGTTGAGGTTGGAAGGTGCTTAGAGGCCATAATTTTGAAGAAGCTGTTAGATTAACCAAATTTCTATATGGAACCAATGATGGAGACAGTTTTGGAGGCTTCTGTGACGGTTAAACAAGAGAGATCCACGCCTCTTCAAGTAGATCTTAAACCCCTTCCCTCTTCATTAAAATATGCTTATAAAGGAACCCATAAAGATCATTTCCCTTTGCGTTTTATAGATCAAATATTGGAACGTTTGGAAAACCATTCATATTTTTGCTATTTAGATGGATACTCTGGATTTTTCCATATCCCTATCCATCTAGATGATCAGGAAAAGACCTCTTTTACTTGTCCCTATGGGACCTTTGCATATCGAAGGATGCCCTTCGGTCTCTGCAATACCCCCGCCACATTCCAACGATGCATGATGGCCATTTTCTCATATTTTACTGAGGATTTTATGGAAGTATTTATGGATGATTTTTCTGTGTACGAAACATCTTTCGAAGCATGCTTAAGCAACCTCGAAAAAGTGTTCCGTAGGTGTAAGGAGACCAACCTCACCCTAAATGGGGCAAAATGCCATTTTATGGTACAACAAGAGGTAGTGTTAGGTCATGTTATTTCCAACAGGGGCATTGAGGTAGGTAAAGCGAAAGTAGAGGTTATAGAGTGTTTGCCTCCACCCTCTGATGTTAAGGGAATAAGGATTTTTCTTGGTCACGCTGGTTTTTACCGGAGGTTTATTAAGGATTTCTCTAAGATTGCTAGGCCTCTAACTGAGCTTCTTGCCAAAGATGCCCCATTCTTGTTTACTAACGATTGCCTTGAAGCTTTTAACAGACTGAAACAGGCTCTTATCTTTGCTCCTAATATCCAACCACCGGATTGGAACATCCCctttgagattatgtgcaaTGCAAGTAACTATGCTGTAGGGGCTATTTTGGGTCAGAGGAAGGATGGCAATTTGCATGCCATCTATTATACGATTAAGACATTGGATCCAGCTCAGATGAATTAGGCAACAGCAAAGAAAGAGCTTTTGGCAGTTGTATTTGCCATAGAGAAATTTAGACCTTACCTGTTAGGTTCAAAGGTGATCGTCCACACTAATCATACAACTTTGAGGTACTTGATGGCAAAGAAAATGATAAGTCTCGCCTGATTCAGTGGATTCTCCTACTGCAAAAGTTTGATTTAGAAGTGAAGGATAAGTAGGGTGCGAAGAATGTTGTTGCCGACCACTTTTCTCGGCTGATTCATGATGATGGAGCAAGTTTGGAAGCTCCAATTGATGATTCATTTCCAGATTAGTGTCTCTTAACTGTAAGCATGACAAGTGTTCCATGGTATGCTGATCTGGCTAATTATCTAACGAGTGGAATCATTCCTGATGGATACTCATCTCAGcaaaaaaaagaagtttttcTATAATGTCAAGAGACATTTTTGGGAGGACCCGTTCCTGTATAGACTATATGTTGATGGTAATTAGAATTTGTGTTCCACAAGAAAAAGTACCCTCTATTATCTAGCATTTTCACGATCTGCCCTGTGTAGGACACGCTAGTACCTCCAAGACTGCTGCAAAAATTCTTTATTGTGATTTTTATTGGCCATCTCTATTCAAGGATACACATGCCTATGTTAAATCCTGTGGCGGATGTGAAAGAACAGGGAATATTTTATGAAGAAATGAATTGCCACTCAACAACATCCTAGAAATCGAAGTTTTTGATGTATGGGGGGTGGATTTCATGGGACCATTCCCATCCTCCTATGGGAATAGCTATATCTTGCTGGCAGTTGACTATGTGTCAAAATGGGTAGAGGCTATTGCATCTCCTACCAATGATGCGCGCGTGGTTACCAAGTTCTTCAAGAAACGCATTTTTCTGCGTTTCGGCGCACCGAGGGTATTGATTAGTGATGGAGGCCAACATTTTTTGGAAAAGAGATTTGAAGGTGTATTAAAGAAATATGGGGTTTATCATAAGATTGGTCTAGGCTATCATCCGCAAACTAGTGGCCAAGCTGAAATCAGCAACCAAGAGATCAAGAGCATTTTGGAGAAGACGGTTGCAAGGTCAAGAAAAGATTGGGCGAACAAGTTGGATGACTCTCTTTGAGCCTGCAGAACAGTATTCAAAACCCCTATTGGAACCACACCATACAAGTTAGTCTATAAGAAGTCGTGCCATTTACTAGTAGAGCTTGAACATAGAGCATTTTGGACAATCAAAGCCCTTAATTATGATCTACTGCGTGCTGGTGAGAAGAGGTTGTTAGATATCAACGAACTTGATGAGATACGCTTGGATGCGTATGACAGTTCAAGGCTATATAAGGAAAAGACCAAGCGATGGCAAGACAAGGGTCTTACCGGAAGGAACtttgaagttggacaattggTGTTATTATTCAACTCCCGTTTGAGGTTATTTCTAGGGAAACTGAAGTCACATTGGATGGGTCCATTCAAGATCACGAGGGTATTCCCCTATGGTTTCATTGAGCTGTCAAATGCGAAAGGGGAAACATTCAAGGTGAATGGTCAATGTGTTAAACACTATCGCGCAGGTGAGCCTTTTGTAGGGCCAGTGGTAATGCCGCTTGAGTCCCCATGTGTTCTCAATTAATAATGCGCAACGGTCAAGCTAATGACCTTAAACGAGCGCTTGTTGGGAGGCAACCCATCTCTGGTATGTTTTTGTGTATATTCACTtctatttcttatttttcttttcattatgtaacatattttatataGCATGCTTGCACTAAGTTGATGGATGCAGGATTTGATAGTTGGGTTGTTCATTATATGCATAAAAATGAGAAATCTGCACAACTGATGCTGTAGGGTCGAGCAAGGGGTATTTTAAATATAACATTGCACTGCAGGTAGTCTAAATGATTATCAGCTGAAAAAAC
Proteins encoded in this region:
- the LOC130824973 gene encoding uncharacterized protein LOC130824973, whose amino-acid sequence is MGPFPSSYGNSYILLAVDYVSKWVEAIASPTNDARVVTKFFKKRIFLRFGAPRVLISDGGQHFLEKRFEGVLKKYGVYHKIGLGYHPQTSGQAEISNQEIKSILEKTVARTVFKTPIGTTPYKLVYKKSCHLLVELEHRAFWTIKALNYDLLRAGEKRLLDINELDEIRLDAYDSSRLYKEKTKRWQDKGLTGRNFEVGQLVLLFNSRLRLFLGKLKSHWMGPFKITRVFPYGFIELSNAKGETFKVNGQCVKHYRAGEPFVGPVVMPLESPCVLN